In Coffea eugenioides isolate CCC68of chromosome 4, Ceug_1.0, whole genome shotgun sequence, the genomic stretch TCCAAATACTCTTTGGAACCTTTTAGGCCAAGATGTACAAGGAGTCTCACTCAGTAACCAGATTAGTCTTGATTTATGTAACGGGGCTTTGGCCCTCCAATGTaccgcaaaaaaaaaagagagcaagTAGAGAAAGTTTCAAGTGAATGCATAGACGGGTAATTTTGTCTATTAAAATATCTTATAGGTTTTTTGTGTCAATTTAGCAAAAAGGAATGATGGAGTGCCTGAAACTCATTCTGGAGTACCACTCTCGTTTGTGTGTCAAAAaaagagggggaagatattgGAATCTAATGTTGTTACTCTTTACCTATTTATCATCTCTCGAGCTCCCTTGATATCACGAAATCACCACTGCACTATAGGAAGAGACTTTTCTTCGTCGAATGAATGATCGCAAGGTATGTCAACCCAACACATTAGATTCCAATATCTAATTTGTACATTAAAATTAAGCGTACAAATTTAGCCTGCTAGGATTTCGGCTCCGTTCGGAATAACTGTTTTtggggggtgtttttgaaatattttactgtatCGGTATATATGAAATATGAAAAtcttttactgtagatgttttttgtgatgtttttggaggaatttttgaaatatattttgggatacCTTTGaagattaaaatatttttagacTACTTTTTATAAATTAATACTACCACCCACAATCGTCACTGCCACCACCCCCACGGACCGCCGCTTCCAccctctctctcctcttttctcCTTTCCCTCACTCTTCCTCCACCTTCTCCTCCCGCGTCCCCATCCCTTTTCCTCCTCCCCTCCCCATCCCCCCCCCATCCCCCCCCCCCATCCCCCGACTCTCCCCTCCCTCTCTCGATCTAGCCACGATCAGATTGCGGGAGGAAAGGGAAGGGAGGGTTGGGAGGTGGGAAGGAAGAGGAAGGGAGGAGACAGGGGGAAGGGAAGGAGGAAGTGAGGGGGTGATGGTGATAGGTGGaaaatattataaaatttaattttttaaaattctgttGTATATATTTgcgagttgtttttgatatattgtatagaTGAGATGTTTTTTGAACTGTTTTTGTTTGTGTGTTattgtaacattgtatttgaaaaatagGTCAATTTGAAACGGAGCCATTGGTATTATGGCTTGAGTAATTGCGGCGAACCGTGCTTTGTAGAACGTGGAGAAAATTTTCCTTATATGAATAGCTTTTATagtttttgagttttttttaattcaaaaattagaaaatattgAAGTTGTTATCAAGAAATTACATTTGTACGCTTTTAGTTCAAAATTTGATAACGAGGATATATTTTTGTTGGAAATTAGAGAAATTAATTACTACTAAGTTTGATTTAAGGATAGATAATGTAAAAGTAACGTGATTGGACGGGTATTGTTAGAGTCTAAATTTGGAGTTCTCTTAGTATTTTATTGTTAAGTGAAGTTTACTTCTAAAgctttttaataataataatggtgGAAGTGGAACTGAATTATATTTTGGGCAACACGGTTCATGCTCTTAATTGAAAAGAAACTAGCGTGCACTACAACCTTAAAAAGGAGGAAAAGTTTGCAGTTTTACGCCCATGTGAGCGCTTACCTGATGGGCGTTTGCATGTGATAGTAAAATATGTCTCGTCTGGAGTCTAGACTACGAGCGtgaagacccaaaaaaaaaaaaaaaaaagagactacATCGTACTTGTATATGAATATGACATCGGTAAAGAAAAATATTCTTGTTCAGGGTAGCCAAGCAAGATAGGGCAGCTGGAGTGCTGGAGAACTTCGCCGAGGGAGAAAAATATGCCGAGCACGCTCTGAGAAAATACGTCCGCAATAGGAAACCAGAAATCATGCCAGCCATCAACAGCTTTTTCACCGAACCTGAAAAGAACTAGTTGCCTCTAGTATGAAACTTAAAAACAGTTATGGGATGTAACATTTATTTTCATCTAACGTGTTGTTATTGCCTCCGACATGAGACTTGAAACAGCTGTGGAAAGCAATCTGTTTGAGAGTGTATTAATAGCATGCTGCTTTGTGTATGGTGGAGTATTTTGTAACGACGTGACCACTGTttggatttgcctttttatTCAAAACTAGGAGGAGATCATCGCGTGTAATTATGCCCAAATTTGTATTGGTTATTGAGAATTAGTTTGATGTTAAGAGTAAGAAGAAGCACATAATTAGCAAGCAAGGGATTCAGTGAATTATGTCTTGAATTATAACGATAGATGAAGTTAAATTCGAAATAATCTGTTCAAAAATTGCTTATGAATGTTAAATAGTCTTGAATCATGTAATGAAAGTAAAAATGATAAAGAGGAAAATATAGCAGTACATATGCTTTAGATAATGGGGTAAAATATTACTCCTTCTGTTCCACTTTGAtagtcttgatttttttttttcacacagtttaagaaaaaatagttaactttgttggaacaatcaatttaggtagctattttcctaaaataccctcacattaattagagtacaactttatgggaacttgaattgatagtaaaaaaagaatcaactctcattaaatgggtaggtttatagtaacaacaacttatattgaatgagggtattttagaaaaattaaaatacaactacatttttcaattggaaagtggattacaatttgggacagacgaaaaaagaaaataggatTATCAAAATGGGACGGAGGAAGTACAATGATCCTCCAAGGATTAAAAGCTACAAATGGAAAGGCAGCAGA encodes the following:
- the LOC113767839 gene encoding uncharacterized protein LOC113767839 isoform X1, with translation MASSSVNRWLRPEVYPLFAAVGVAIGICGFQLVRNICINPEVRKIFLFRVAKQDRAAGVLENFAEGEKYAEHALRKYVRNRKPEIMPAINSFFTEPEKN
- the LOC113767839 gene encoding uncharacterized protein LOC113767839 isoform X2, which gives rise to MASSSVNRWLRPEVYPLFAAVGVAIGICGFQLVRNICINPEVRVAKQDRAAGVLENFAEGEKYAEHALRKYVRNRKPEIMPAINSFFTEPEKN